CCCGCGGCGGCCTGGCCGAAACGGGAGCCGAAACGCCGGGCGGCGAGCATTGCCCACGCTGCGGCTCGCAGGACGTGAGCTTCGACGCGGCCGCCGAGCCGGGCGCGGCGCACTGGTTCGTAGCCCTACTGTCGAGGCTGCGGCGCTACCCGCTGCAAGGGCGCGCGCACCACTGCTTTCACTGCGGGCTGAATTTTTAGCGGCGAGTCCCTACCCCCCTTTTTGGGATAGCTATCGGCCAAGGCTGGCGCTGGCAACTAATCGGGTCGAAGCTGTATCCTTGCGGTATGGTGTGGCACAGAGGGCTGATATACTGCTGGGCGCTGGGCGCGATGCCCCTGGGCGCGGGGGCGCAGGCCCGCCAGGTGGGGAATGGCCTAGTGGGCACCTACTACGATGGCCGCAATTTTGAGCGCCAGGTGCTGACCCGGCGCGACCCGGTCATCAACTTCGACTGGCACCAGCAAAGCCCCGCGGCGGGCCTGGCGGCCGAAGAGTTTTCAGTGCGCTGGACGGGCTGGCTGGTGCCGCCCACCACGGGCCGCTACGTGCTGCACATCAGCGTGGATGATGGTATCCGACTGTGGCTCAATGGCCAAGAGCTACTGAATGAGTGGCGGGGCCAGTCGCTGAGCTACTACCAGCTGGCCGTGGACCTCCAAGCTGGGGAGCCTTATTCGCTGCGGATAGACTACTGTCAATATTCCTTTTCGACGCGGGCGCGGCTGGCCTGGGCCCCGCCCCCTACCCCCTCAGCCGAAAGCAGCTGGCGCAACCTGTGGGGCAAGGTGCCCAACGAGCCGGGACCCGTCGTAATTCCGGCGCGCTACCTGTTTAGCCAGCGCCCTACCCCCGCGGCCCCGCCCAGCCCGTCGCCCGCAGCCGCCGTTGCGCCCAGCTCGGAGCCCGCCCGCCCTGCCGCGCCGCCAGCCCCGGCCCCGGCCCGGCTGGTGGCCGCCTCTAAAGCCGCGCTGCTACCCCAGTCTGCGGCCCTCAGCAAGCCCCGGCCGCGCAGCTATTTACGGCTCGCGCCGATGCCCGCGCCGAAGCCGGTATTGCCCACCGCCGCGCGCCGCGATTCGGGCCGGGCGGCGGCCGTAGCTACCCGCTTGGCTGCCGGGCAGGCCGTAACACTGCCCGCACTCTACTTCGAGCAAGGCCAGGCTGAGTTGCTGCCAGCCGTGCAGGCCAGCCTCGACACACTCGCGGCCGCGCTGGCCCACCGCCCCACCCTGCAGCTCGAAGTGCAGGGCCATACCGACAACCAGGGTGACCCCTTCATCAACCAGCAGCTCTCGCGGCGGCGGGCCGAGGCCGTGTGCCGCTACCTGGCCGCCCGCGGCGTAGCGGCCGAGCGCCTGCGGCCCGTGGGCTACGGCGGGGCCCGCCCCGTGGCCGACAACCGCCAGCCGGCCGAGCGCCCGCGCAACCGCCGCGTGGTGCTGCGGCCCTTACCCTAGCCACGGGCCCGCGGCTAATGCGCAGCAGCTATGCGTCGCCCCGCCCCGCGCGCGGTGGCCTTGGTGCGTGGTGTGGGGCGGCGTACCGTCACGGGTACCGGAGCCTTAGCTTGGTTTGTGAAGGATAAGAGCCAGTCGCGCAGGTAATTAAAGCCTTCGGGGGCGAAGACGGCCTGCTGCTCGCCAGCCACGATGGGCCACTGCATGCGGTCGGGTTGAAAGGCGTGGTTGACGCCCGCCAGGCGGTGAGCCTGCACGGGCTGGTGGGCCGGCCGCAGCCCCCGCTGAAGCGCCGCCAGGTTGCGGCCGGCCGCAACTTGCAAGTCGGCACTGCCATTGAGCAGCAGCACCGGGCAGCGTACCAGGGGTAGGCGGGTGGCGGGGTCAAAATCGAGGAAGAACCGCGCCCAGGGCGAGGTCAGCTGCACGGCGCGGGCGCGGGCCATTGCCTCGTCTACCCCCGTGTTGCTGCCGCGCAGCAGGGCCACAATCTTGGCGCGGGCCGCCGCCGGGCTAGGCGTCTGGCGCACAGCTTCTACCAGCTGGTCGTAGAGGCCCTGAGCGGCTTTTACCTGCCCGCCATCGGCCCCGATGAGGCGCAGAATCTCGCCCTGCTGGCGGCGCAGCACCTCGCGCCCCGGCTGCCCGTAGCCAGCCAGCGACACCACGAAGGCCGGGGCCTCCTCGGGCACGGGCGCAGCGGCGGCCAATAGCGCCACGTTGGCCCCTTCGCCGTGGCCCAGCAGGCCCACCTGCGCGGGAGCCACGAAGGGTCGGCTGCGCAAAAACTCCATTGCCGCCTGCGCATCGCTCACTAAGTCGGCGGTGGTTGAGCGGGTGTAGTCACCGCCCGATTTGCCTACCCCCCGGTCGTCGAAGCGCAGCACGGCCAAGCCGTGGCGGGTCAGAAAATCGGCCAAAATGCCAAACATGCGGTAGCCTTGCAGGTCCGAGTCGCGGTCTTGCGGACCCGAATCAGAGAGCAGAGCTACGGCCGCGAAAGGCCCTTCGCCGTTGGGCACAGTAAGCGTGCCGCGCAGTTTGATTTTATCGTCCGCGTTATAGAAGGTCACGTCCTGCTCGCGGTAGGGCGGCGTGAGGCGCAGCTTTTTGGTGGCCTGGGCGGCAATGGGAGCGGTGCCACGGGTCAGGGTTAGCTCGGTTTTGAGGCCCGGTTGCTGCCAGGTGCCAATGAGCTGGCTGCCTCCAGCCAGCACCTTACCCTCGAAACGGCTGCCCGCCTGCTCCATGCGCAGCGTCAGGTTATCATCTTTCAACTCAACCTCGACCGGCATCCGGCTGATG
The genomic region above belongs to Hymenobacter psoromatis and contains:
- a CDS encoding PA14 domain-containing protein; this translates as MVWHRGLIYCWALGAMPLGAGAQARQVGNGLVGTYYDGRNFERQVLTRRDPVINFDWHQQSPAAGLAAEEFSVRWTGWLVPPTTGRYVLHISVDDGIRLWLNGQELLNEWRGQSLSYYQLAVDLQAGEPYSLRIDYCQYSFSTRARLAWAPPPTPSAESSWRNLWGKVPNEPGPVVIPARYLFSQRPTPAAPPSPSPAAAVAPSSEPARPAAPPAPAPARLVAASKAALLPQSAALSKPRPRSYLRLAPMPAPKPVLPTAARRDSGRAAAVATRLAAGQAVTLPALYFEQGQAELLPAVQASLDTLAAALAHRPTLQLEVQGHTDNQGDPFINQQLSRRRAEAVCRYLAARGVAAERLRPVGYGGARPVADNRQPAERPRNRRVVLRPLP
- a CDS encoding alpha/beta hydrolase family protein — encoded protein: MLATAGLGCAAPAPAPPRLSGQWQGPLKVPGGSLTLLITIVPLSNGTYYAALDVPQQRISRMPVEVELKDDNLTLRMEQAGSRFEGKVLAGGSQLIGTWQQPGLKTELTLTRGTAPIAAQATKKLRLTPPYREQDVTFYNADDKIKLRGTLTVPNGEGPFAAVALLSDSGPQDRDSDLQGYRMFGILADFLTRHGLAVLRFDDRGVGKSGGDYTRSTTADLVSDAQAAMEFLRSRPFVAPAQVGLLGHGEGANVALLAAAAPVPEEAPAFVVSLAGYGQPGREVLRRQQGEILRLIGADGGQVKAAQGLYDQLVEAVRQTPSPAAARAKIVALLRGSNTGVDEAMARARAVQLTSPWARFFLDFDPATRLPLVRCPVLLLNGSADLQVAAGRNLAALQRGLRPAHQPVQAHRLAGVNHAFQPDRMQWPIVAGEQQAVFAPEGFNYLRDWLLSFTNQAKAPVPVTVRRPTPRTKATARGAGRRIAAAH